A section of the Prochlorococcus sp. MIT 1341 genome encodes:
- a CDS encoding mechanosensitive ion channel family protein: MEFVATFLSNILKEGTIYKTILTSILSLIVGALITLIVSSLAKKSFLRLATKTKSTTDDFIVNVILGSIKPLGLILTISFSWVLLPINDEIDYFFLGITKLLVLFVVVRLVNRISLRLLKTWSHKVNDDAIGAMIESIAPMVRASVWLIGTIFYLQNMGVQMAAVWALLSAGGIGAGLALKEPVQEFFEYITILLDKPFQKGQFIHVDNVWASVERVGVRSTRLRSLSGETIVMSNSKLTSSTISNYAEMKRRRLVHKIGLVYGTTHELVSQIPIIVESIINRVPDADYDRCSFIGFGDFSLDFEIVYFVPTGNYKRAMTAQQNINIEIMKEFKSRSIEFAFPTNTIHINKQLE, from the coding sequence ATGGAGTTTGTAGCAACTTTTCTATCCAACATACTGAAAGAAGGAACCATCTATAAAACAATACTTACCTCGATCCTTTCTCTTATAGTTGGTGCTCTAATTACATTAATAGTCTCCTCTTTAGCAAAAAAAAGCTTCCTACGTCTAGCAACAAAAACAAAAAGCACAACAGATGATTTTATAGTTAATGTAATATTAGGTTCTATTAAGCCCTTAGGTCTCATACTTACAATTTCTTTTTCATGGGTACTTTTACCAATTAACGATGAAATTGATTACTTTTTTCTAGGAATCACAAAACTATTAGTTCTCTTTGTAGTTGTTAGGTTAGTTAACAGGATTTCGCTAAGGCTCTTAAAAACATGGTCCCACAAAGTTAATGATGATGCAATTGGAGCAATGATAGAGTCAATAGCTCCGATGGTCAGAGCTTCTGTCTGGTTAATAGGAACAATATTCTATTTGCAGAATATGGGAGTACAAATGGCAGCAGTATGGGCTTTGCTTAGTGCTGGTGGAATTGGAGCTGGTTTAGCTCTTAAAGAACCCGTTCAAGAATTTTTTGAATATATAACTATCTTACTTGATAAACCATTCCAAAAAGGGCAATTTATTCATGTAGATAATGTCTGGGCTTCGGTAGAGAGGGTTGGGGTCAGGTCTACCAGGTTGAGAAGTTTAAGTGGAGAAACTATTGTCATGAGTAATAGCAAACTCACTAGTAGCACAATTAGCAATTATGCAGAGATGAAGAGAAGAAGGCTTGTACATAAAATAGGCTTAGTCTATGGAACTACACATGAATTAGTTTCTCAAATACCAATTATAGTTGAATCAATCATTAACAGAGTACCAGACGCCGATTACGATAGATGTAGCTTCATTGGATTTGGAGATTTTAGTCTTGACTTTGAGATCGTATACTTCGTTCCTACGGGGAATTATAAAAGAGCAATGACTGCCCAGCAGAATATAAATATTGAGATAATGAAGGAGTTCAAATCTAGGTCAATTGAATTTGCATTTCCAACCAATACGATCCATATAAACAAACAACTGGAGTAA
- a CDS encoding chlorophyll a/b-binding protein, whose protein sequence is MNENAEIQNGRFAMIGIVAALGTYALTGQILPGIF, encoded by the coding sequence ATGAACGAAAACGCTGAAATTCAAAATGGCCGTTTCGCCATGATAGGAATCGTAGCTGCTCTAGGAACCTATGCCTTAACAGGGCAAATTCTTCCAGGCATTTTCTAG
- the arsS gene encoding arsenosugar biosynthesis radical SAM (seleno)protein ArsS (Some members of this family are selenoproteins.), producing the protein MISKPTIFPNIYREKLETLQVNLGYKCNQACKHCHVDASPTRTEMMSDKLINKIPLVLERFNFKSLDLTGGAPELHKGFRELVKNAYKLNVEIIDRCNLTILTESGQEDLSDFLALNKVRVVASLPCYQKENVDKQRGFGVYDRSIKGLKLLNTKGYGINNTGLILDLVYNPQGINLPPDQSSLQEAYKYELYKDHGIQFNNLLTITNMPIKRFANQLKTNQQFEVYQNLLIDSYNPNNIQHLMCKTMLSVDWKGNLYDCDFNQQLGLKLNYQAKNIDDLLKTEDKLINSPINVASHCFGCTAGSGSSCGGALQG; encoded by the coding sequence ATGATATCAAAGCCTACTATCTTCCCCAATATATATAGGGAAAAGCTTGAAACGCTACAAGTCAATCTTGGTTATAAATGTAATCAAGCATGTAAACATTGCCACGTTGATGCTAGTCCCACAAGGACTGAAATGATGTCGGACAAATTGATTAATAAAATACCTTTAGTTTTAGAGAGATTTAACTTTAAGTCCCTTGACTTAACCGGTGGTGCACCAGAACTACACAAGGGATTTAGAGAGTTAGTCAAAAATGCCTATAAATTGAATGTGGAAATCATTGATAGGTGTAACTTGACCATACTTACAGAGAGTGGTCAGGAAGATCTCTCAGACTTTTTAGCACTAAATAAAGTAAGGGTTGTTGCCTCGTTACCATGCTACCAAAAAGAAAATGTTGACAAACAAAGAGGCTTTGGCGTATATGATAGAAGTATAAAGGGATTAAAGCTTTTAAATACTAAAGGTTATGGAATTAATAATACAGGTTTAATCCTTGATTTAGTATACAATCCACAGGGTATAAACTTACCACCAGATCAATCTTCATTACAGGAGGCTTATAAATATGAACTGTATAAAGATCATGGTATCCAATTTAATAACTTGCTCACGATAACTAATATGCCTATTAAACGTTTTGCAAATCAACTGAAAACCAACCAACAATTTGAAGTTTATCAAAATCTCTTAATTGATTCTTATAATCCGAATAATATTCAACACCTCATGTGTAAAACAATGCTTAGCGTTGACTGGAAAGGTAATTTATATGATTGTGACTTTAACCAACAATTAGGCTTAAAGCTTAACTATCAAGCTAAGAACATAGACGATCTTCTTAAGACTGAGGATAAGTTAATAAATAGCCCAATAAATGTAGCTAGTCATTGTTTTGGATGCACAGCAGGTTCAGGGTCAAGTTGTGGAGGTGCATTGCAAGGATAA
- a CDS encoding MAPEG family protein gives MGINKIFLVIQHNPFTYSLIASAVLVFITIIPLAIARYRNSLDLIRDIRTPRTLFNQMPKWGKRATWAHKNSFESFTLHAPAILMALITELMIGNKLTGISVKAAILYPIFRLLYIIFYLLNVPIGRALFWGSGMICTGIIYTEGLRWILKYGNY, from the coding sequence ATGGGTATTAATAAAATTTTTCTGGTTATACAACATAATCCATTCACTTACTCATTGATAGCATCTGCTGTATTGGTGTTTATAACAATCATACCTTTGGCAATAGCTAGATATAGGAATTCACTTGATTTGATTAGGGATATTAGAACACCTCGAACATTGTTTAATCAAATGCCAAAGTGGGGGAAGCGTGCTACTTGGGCACATAAGAATAGTTTTGAATCATTTACACTTCATGCGCCAGCAATTCTAATGGCGTTGATCACAGAGTTGATGATAGGGAATAAATTAACTGGAATCTCTGTAAAGGCTGCTATTTTATACCCTATTTTTAGATTGTTATATATAATTTTTTATCTATTAAATGTTCCAATAGGGAGAGCATTGTTTTGGGGAAGTGGAATGATATGTACTGGAATAATATATACAGAGGGATTAAGATGGATATTAAAATATGGGAATTATTAG
- the stpA gene encoding glucosylglycerol 3-phosphatase, with translation MKENDLLQILKSQKDLLIIQDIDGVCIPLVRDPMNRSININYVKAAKRLHNKFFVLTNGEHEGERGVNRLVEQALINYPDEVIGYYLPGLAAGGIQYQDNYGNLTIDGVSDNEIIFLKSVPSRLFNKFLARLKVIFPSYPINLLENYSRQSIINMQLSPTINLNYIFNLEKDNLDVMKKLQLSIVDTMEEILKEASKQGLSNSFFTHLAPNLGKKGKKEIIKSSTRNDVGTTDIQFMIKGSLKEAGLLVLINKYIESTKGKSHFGSKFNVRDIPEEYNEILYLANQIPTEDIPFLVGIGDTVTSNLNEDGTNYLRGGSDRGFLTLIKDIGTLNNQRSHAYLVDSSFGEVDRPSFIKDKLKGITDEKDRLKFDFLFDQGPAQYINWFIKLSQNI, from the coding sequence ATGAAGGAAAACGATCTCCTACAAATATTGAAATCACAAAAAGACCTCCTAATTATTCAGGACATAGACGGAGTATGCATACCATTGGTCAGAGATCCAATGAATCGATCAATCAATATAAATTACGTAAAGGCAGCAAAAAGGCTGCATAATAAATTTTTCGTATTAACTAATGGAGAACATGAAGGGGAAAGAGGTGTTAATAGATTAGTTGAGCAAGCCTTGATTAATTATCCCGACGAAGTTATAGGTTATTACCTTCCAGGTCTAGCAGCAGGGGGAATTCAATATCAAGATAATTATGGGAATCTCACCATTGATGGTGTAAGTGATAATGAAATTATATTTTTAAAATCAGTTCCTAGTAGACTTTTTAATAAGTTTCTCGCCAGATTAAAGGTTATCTTTCCAAGTTATCCCATAAATCTACTAGAGAATTATTCTCGCCAATCAATTATTAATATGCAACTTTCCCCTACGATTAATTTAAATTATATTTTTAATCTTGAGAAAGATAACCTTGATGTTATGAAAAAATTACAGTTATCCATTGTAGATACGATGGAGGAGATCCTAAAAGAAGCCTCCAAGCAAGGTTTATCAAATTCCTTTTTTACCCATTTGGCTCCTAATCTTGGTAAAAAGGGAAAAAAAGAAATTATTAAATCTTCAACCAGAAATGATGTTGGAACTACAGATATACAATTTATGATCAAGGGTTCTTTAAAAGAAGCGGGACTTCTAGTACTTATAAATAAATATATTGAATCTACAAAAGGCAAAAGTCATTTTGGATCAAAATTTAACGTTAGAGATATACCTGAGGAATACAATGAAATATTATATCTAGCAAACCAAATCCCGACAGAAGATATTCCTTTTTTAGTTGGCATTGGAGATACAGTAACATCAAACCTTAACGAAGATGGAACCAATTATCTTAGAGGCGGTAGTGATCGAGGTTTCCTAACCTTAATAAAGGATATCGGCACGCTAAATAATCAACGTAGTCATGCATATCTTGTAGATAGTAGCTTTGGGGAAGTCGATAGACCTAGTTTTATTAAAGATAAACTTAAAGGCATAACTGATGAGAAAGATCGATTAAAATTTGATTTTTTATTTGACCAGGGACCGGCACAATACATAAATTGGTTTATAAAACTGTCACAGAATATTTAA
- a CDS encoding Fur family transcriptional regulator, with amino-acid sequence MLRSTRARLGPTVGPLEIGLHQGGRRLTPQRKRVLNLFERIGAGIHLSAEEVHHQLLDAKEKVSLATIYRTLRLLVEMGFLHELELSEGGHRFELASNDHPDHHHLVCIGCGRTEEFESESVLKAGHDAAKSIGFKLIESTLNVRALCPVCQSK; translated from the coding sequence ATGCTTCGGTCTACAAGAGCTAGATTAGGGCCGACAGTTGGTCCACTAGAAATAGGCCTTCATCAAGGAGGCAGACGCCTTACACCACAACGTAAGCGAGTTTTAAATCTTTTTGAAAGAATAGGAGCAGGAATTCATTTAAGTGCAGAGGAAGTGCACCATCAACTGCTCGATGCAAAGGAGAAAGTTTCTCTAGCTACAATTTATAGAACTCTTAGGCTCCTTGTTGAAATGGGATTTCTACACGAGCTTGAGCTTTCTGAAGGTGGCCATCGATTTGAATTAGCAAGTAATGACCATCCAGATCATCATCACTTAGTATGCATTGGTTGCGGTAGAACAGAGGAATTTGAGAGTGAATCAGTCCTAAAGGCAGGTCATGATGCTGCAAAAAGTATAGGTTTTAAACTAATAGAATCTACATTAAATGTAAGAGCATTATGTCCTGTTTGCCAAAGCAAGTGA
- a CDS encoding DUF1499 domain-containing protein encodes MAYVQKDSLSPCIQTSNCVLDEWEFKKVDDAFLNLKTIIKDLPRCSILKSSDNYMHAVVRSLIFRFPDDLEILRIPTKARIQIRSSSRIGVSDLGVNRQRVDYLYTQLQKSGF; translated from the coding sequence ATGGCTTATGTTCAAAAGGATTCTTTATCTCCTTGCATACAAACAAGTAACTGTGTACTTGACGAATGGGAATTCAAGAAAGTTGATGATGCATTCTTAAACCTAAAAACTATTATTAAAGATCTTCCAAGATGTTCCATTTTAAAAAGTTCAGATAATTACATGCATGCTGTCGTAAGAAGTCTTATCTTTAGGTTCCCAGATGACCTGGAAATTCTAAGGATACCAACTAAAGCTAGGATACAGATCCGTTCTTCATCCCGGATAGGAGTATCAGACCTTGGTGTCAACAGGCAAAGAGTTGATTATCTTTATACACAACTTCAGAAATCTGGTTTTTAG
- a CDS encoding alpha-2-macroglobulin encodes MNYLKKPLYTFLALSSLLSSCTLLNKYESFFDFDNVETKVTQQEIVYIYCDEGDIQEYVDDGWKIIDSETEEVPCSWKVERSRPGCKLEDKGCKISVPDKIGKQVKYILEKETIVPKEKEDGNQEIQ; translated from the coding sequence ATGAATTACTTGAAGAAGCCTTTATATACCTTTCTTGCCCTATCATCTCTTCTAAGTAGTTGTACACTTTTAAATAAATATGAAAGTTTTTTTGATTTTGATAATGTAGAGACAAAAGTCACCCAACAAGAAATAGTATATATTTATTGCGATGAAGGCGACATTCAAGAATATGTTGATGATGGCTGGAAGATTATTGATTCAGAAACAGAAGAAGTTCCCTGTAGCTGGAAAGTTGAAAGATCAAGGCCGGGTTGTAAACTTGAAGACAAAGGATGCAAAATAAGCGTTCCAGATAAGATTGGAAAGCAAGTAAAATATATTCTCGAAAAAGAAACTATAGTTCCTAAAGAAAAAGAAGACGGAAACCAAGAAATTCAATAA
- a CDS encoding SDR family NAD(P)-dependent oxidoreductase, translated as MDSDHNKSRTVVITGGSSGIGLQAAINLLKFGNRVILPCRDDKTKDNVKKLLKRSLNSNDISNVEFEIMDLSDLNQVSCFSKRIIGREKSIDTLILNAGLQYTGSPYPLFSAQGHELTFSVNHLSHFALTLSLLKLVLNSGEPRVVITSSEVHNPLSPGGRIGKGATLGRLVGMTNQNIIMLDGSPTFNADKSYKDSKLCNLLFAKKLSDYLEDIDSPIPILCWAPGLVIPRSRAGFFRYSRQNNEFGQRVFAFVARDILRITETPEGAGFLLYSLATSTLYNKKGFSYYNNSVGLMHQKNKFSQSSVSTEAEDKNLRDYLWKESLRIVREYDLPIANFKL; from the coding sequence ATGGATTCTGATCATAATAAGTCAAGGACCGTTGTTATTACAGGAGGTTCATCTGGAATTGGTTTACAGGCTGCAATTAATCTTTTAAAGTTCGGTAACAGGGTAATCTTGCCATGTAGAGACGATAAGACAAAAGACAATGTCAAGAAATTACTAAAGCGAAGCCTTAATTCTAATGACATTTCAAATGTAGAGTTCGAAATAATGGATCTTTCTGATCTAAACCAAGTCTCTTGCTTTAGTAAACGTATTATAGGAAGAGAAAAGTCTATAGATACATTAATTCTTAATGCTGGACTCCAATATACAGGGTCACCATATCCATTGTTTTCCGCTCAGGGACATGAACTTACTTTTTCTGTTAATCATTTGTCGCACTTTGCTCTAACACTTTCACTCTTAAAGCTGGTTTTGAATTCGGGAGAACCAAGGGTTGTTATAACCTCTTCAGAAGTTCATAATCCATTATCACCAGGTGGTCGTATAGGTAAAGGGGCAACCTTAGGACGACTTGTTGGTATGACAAATCAAAATATAATTATGCTTGATGGTTCTCCTACTTTTAACGCGGATAAATCATATAAAGATAGCAAGTTATGCAATTTACTATTTGCAAAGAAACTATCTGACTATCTAGAAGACATAGACAGTCCTATTCCAATTTTGTGTTGGGCACCAGGCTTAGTTATTCCACGATCCCGAGCGGGTTTCTTTAGATATAGTCGGCAAAACAATGAATTTGGCCAACGGGTATTTGCCTTTGTAGCAAGGGACATTCTACGAATCACCGAAACCCCTGAAGGTGCAGGCTTTCTATTGTATTCTCTAGCCACCTCAACTTTATACAATAAAAAAGGATTTTCTTATTATAATAATTCAGTAGGTTTGATGCACCAGAAAAACAAATTTTCCCAATCATCTGTTTCAACAGAAGCAGAAGATAAAAACTTAAGAGACTATCTGTGGAAAGAATCTCTTAGAATAGTTAGAGAATATGATCTTCCAATAGCAAATTTTAAGCTTTAG
- a CDS encoding chlorophyll a/b-binding protein — protein sequence MNSSPYITTEEGGRQNMFAIESRPYQDPNYSGYAKEAEIANSRWAMIGFVAALGAYATTGQILPGIF from the coding sequence ATGAACTCATCACCATATATAACAACTGAAGAAGGTGGGAGACAAAACATGTTCGCGATTGAATCGCGTCCCTACCAGGATCCCAACTACTCCGGTTATGCGAAAGAAGCAGAAATTGCCAATTCCCGTTGGGCAATGATCGGTTTTGTTGCAGCATTAGGTGCATATGCAACTACAGGTCAGATACTTCCTGGAATTTTTTAA
- a CDS encoding DUF2079 domain-containing protein, whose amino-acid sequence MKNIDVVIIELIVRLEFIENACDKVVKSKRWKSMAEFPIGIWLITSCILFIFSSLKHFLLGSSAWDLGIFEQFSWLISNGDINGISSLRGITPLQDHFSLLLLPIGIIYKLLPSTYTLLGLQSASLGAIPAISSYLCEKYGIPKKLRISLTIATAFSPIIFLVNIANFHPEVLVTPFMLLALVYIREGRYIRLFLLLFISLFAKKSQCLFGAGLAIYSFFIERKRVAFIIMLISIGWWFLAASFSSAGGDYIQSRLGYLGSENIAIINSLLFTPWKIFEEAPPDTILLYIIGLILPFSALINKKSLPAMYGTIPFFFINLISNTGTQRELYSQYSIGILPFIIVACIDCLKSDFRHNSSNLLRAYYLTIILTIVAFIGYSRIGYYQHRYFPRWNAALEFNRIKQLIPSDSSVLTSDHHAAHFSARKLIHNIEDSNYNPLTQYDYLVFPILNPNENRFDEMNSIIDSIPDEQKECVSNLKYFRVCSIYENQ is encoded by the coding sequence TTGAAGAATATAGATGTAGTGATTATTGAATTAATTGTTAGGCTAGAGTTTATTGAAAATGCTTGTGATAAGGTTGTAAAAAGTAAAAGATGGAAATCTATGGCTGAATTTCCTATAGGCATATGGCTAATAACGAGCTGTATTTTGTTTATATTTTCTTCCCTCAAACATTTTCTTCTTGGCAGTTCAGCTTGGGACTTAGGCATCTTTGAGCAGTTTTCATGGTTGATATCAAATGGAGATATAAATGGCATAAGCAGTCTTAGAGGGATAACCCCTTTGCAAGATCACTTTTCCCTATTGCTACTACCAATTGGGATAATTTATAAACTCTTACCGTCTACCTATACTTTACTGGGGCTCCAATCTGCATCGTTAGGTGCAATTCCCGCGATTTCTAGTTATTTGTGTGAAAAATATGGGATTCCAAAAAAGCTTCGTATTTCGTTGACGATTGCTACTGCATTTAGTCCCATAATCTTTTTAGTAAATATAGCAAACTTTCACCCTGAGGTACTCGTAACTCCTTTTATGTTACTTGCTCTAGTTTATATAAGGGAAGGGAGATATATAAGATTATTTCTTCTTTTGTTTATATCCTTATTCGCAAAAAAATCTCAATGCCTTTTTGGTGCTGGACTAGCAATATATTCATTTTTTATTGAAAGGAAAAGAGTAGCATTTATAATTATGCTGATATCAATTGGCTGGTGGTTTCTTGCAGCTTCTTTCTCTTCCGCAGGCGGCGATTATATTCAAAGTAGATTAGGTTACCTAGGGTCCGAAAATATAGCAATAATAAATTCCTTACTCTTTACCCCCTGGAAGATATTTGAAGAGGCCCCACCTGATACAATCTTGCTTTATATAATTGGCCTAATTTTACCTTTTAGTGCGTTAATTAACAAGAAATCCTTACCAGCAATGTATGGTACTATTCCATTCTTTTTTATTAATTTAATTTCTAATACTGGAACTCAGAGGGAACTTTACTCCCAGTATTCTATTGGAATTCTCCCTTTTATTATAGTTGCTTGTATTGATTGCTTAAAATCTGATTTTCGACATAACTCGTCAAATTTATTAAGAGCATACTATTTAACGATTATTCTGACAATTGTTGCTTTTATTGGGTATTCAAGAATTGGATATTATCAACATAGATATTTTCCACGTTGGAATGCTGCATTGGAATTTAATAGAATAAAGCAATTAATACCTTCTGATTCATCTGTACTTACTAGTGATCATCACGCTGCTCATTTCTCTGCAAGAAAACTAATTCATAATATAGAAGACAGTAACTATAACCCACTTACTCAATACGATTATCTGGTCTTCCCGATACTAAACCCAAATGAGAATAGGTTTGATGAGATGAACAGTATTATTGACTCTATTCCCGATGAGCAAAAAGAATGTGTAAGTAACTTAAAGTATTTTAGAGTTTGCTCTATTTATGAGAATCAGTAA
- a CDS encoding high light inducible protein — MQVSKNQPKVEEQKIIAERVNGWAAMMGFWAAVGAYLTTGQIIPGVV; from the coding sequence GTGCAAGTCTCTAAAAATCAACCTAAGGTCGAGGAGCAAAAAATCATTGCCGAGCGTGTCAACGGCTGGGCAGCAATGATGGGTTTCTGGGCTGCTGTTGGAGCTTATCTAACAACAGGACAAATCATTCCAGGGGTGGTTTAG
- a CDS encoding isochorismatase family protein — protein sequence MSCCIRIKGSDECVLLVIDVQEKLVNVINDSNILIWNIKRLINGFTLLNIPIQHTEQAPDKLGKTINQISPIMVKDALKKTKFSAVDSMLLKILSNYKTKNIVVCGIEAHICVLQTVLDLIEQDFNVFVVADAIASRNNVDKEFALTRAMSQGASLTTTESILFEICNNSIRPEFKELSTIIKEIPSSKN from the coding sequence ATGAGTTGTTGTATCCGAATTAAAGGTAGTGACGAATGTGTTCTTTTGGTAATTGATGTCCAGGAGAAGTTAGTCAATGTAATTAATGATTCTAATATATTAATATGGAACATCAAAAGATTAATAAATGGTTTTACCCTTCTAAATATTCCTATACAACATACAGAGCAAGCTCCCGATAAATTGGGAAAAACAATCAATCAAATATCACCTATAATGGTAAAAGATGCTCTTAAAAAGACTAAATTCAGTGCAGTAGACTCTATGTTATTAAAGATATTATCTAATTACAAGACAAAAAATATTGTGGTTTGCGGAATTGAAGCACATATATGTGTTTTACAAACAGTTCTTGATTTAATTGAACAGGATTTCAATGTGTTCGTTGTGGCTGATGCCATAGCAAGTAGGAATAATGTAGACAAAGAATTTGCTTTAACGCGTGCCATGTCACAAGGAGCCTCCTTAACGACAACAGAAAGTATACTTTTTGAAATTTGTAACAACTCAATTAGACCGGAATTCAAAGAATTGAGTACAATTATAAAAGAAATACCCTCAAGCAAAAATTGA
- a CDS encoding 2Fe-2S iron-sulfur cluster-binding protein, with amino-acid sequence MTLRHKITVHHRQEGRTIVLEVPDGEEILRYFESKGETLPFSCRNGCCTTCAVRILKGEMDPTSGIGLSSQMCDRGYGLLCVAKAYGPLEVETQDEDEVYEMQFGKQFREIKSKKGNPFDM; translated from the coding sequence ATGACACTTCGACACAAAATCACAGTCCATCATCGACAGGAAGGTCGAACCATAGTCCTTGAAGTCCCTGATGGCGAAGAAATTCTTCGTTATTTCGAATCCAAAGGTGAAACCCTTCCTTTCTCTTGTAGAAATGGTTGTTGTACTACCTGCGCTGTTCGAATTTTGAAGGGGGAGATGGACCCTACTTCTGGGATTGGATTGTCTTCTCAAATGTGCGACCGTGGTTACGGTTTGCTATGTGTAGCAAAAGCCTATGGCCCCCTTGAGGTCGAAACTCAAGACGAAGATGAGGTCTATGAAATGCAATTTGGTAAGCAATTTAGAGAAATTAAGTCCAAAAAAGGTAATCCATTTGATATGTAA
- the acsF gene encoding magnesium-protoporphyrin IX monomethyl ester (oxidative) cyclase, giving the protein MTATASSAPPTLGRNELPPHLDENLLTPRFYTTEFDKAAKTNLEIARSDFEAMFKEMEADYNLKHFDRKASLERLNELSPEDKSVYESYLVRSVVSEFSGFLLFKEISNRFKKAGQKELGQFFQFLARDEARHAGFLGRALKAEGINIDLPNLPKKRAATFFPLSWVLYSLYLSEKIGYWRYILINRHLKANPDKACAPLFDFFEPWCQDENRHGDCINMMMRCWPGMTKGIRGKILSRFFLWTVFLTHTLTVCERGEFYELLDIDPVLFDEEVIKQTNNTSKNAFPWVYNFEDGRFLEMRLKILESFRNWRKSSGLSKPVAMAKFVSLILRQFALPMEKTSAVRYG; this is encoded by the coding sequence ATGACAGCAACTGCTTCTAGTGCCCCTCCTACTTTGGGAAGGAACGAGCTGCCCCCTCATCTAGACGAGAACCTTCTAACACCTCGTTTCTATACAACAGAATTTGATAAAGCTGCAAAGACCAATCTCGAAATAGCCCGATCAGACTTTGAGGCTATGTTCAAAGAGATGGAGGCTGACTACAATCTCAAACATTTTGACAGGAAAGCCTCGCTAGAACGTCTTAACGAACTTTCCCCGGAAGACAAATCAGTCTATGAAAGCTATTTAGTACGTTCAGTAGTCTCTGAATTCTCTGGTTTCCTTCTATTTAAGGAGATTTCAAACAGATTCAAAAAAGCTGGTCAAAAAGAATTAGGTCAATTTTTCCAGTTCTTAGCTAGAGATGAAGCAAGGCATGCTGGATTCCTTGGTAGAGCACTCAAAGCAGAGGGAATCAATATTGACCTGCCCAACCTCCCTAAGAAAAGGGCTGCAACATTTTTCCCTCTAAGTTGGGTTCTTTACTCATTATATCTATCTGAAAAAATTGGATATTGGAGATATATTTTGATCAACCGACACCTCAAAGCAAACCCGGACAAGGCATGTGCCCCTCTATTCGACTTTTTTGAGCCTTGGTGCCAAGATGAAAATCGGCATGGAGACTGTATAAATATGATGATGAGGTGCTGGCCAGGAATGACTAAAGGCATTAGAGGAAAAATACTAAGTCGTTTCTTCCTCTGGACAGTATTTCTTACTCATACTCTTACTGTCTGCGAGAGAGGAGAATTTTATGAGTTATTAGACATTGACCCTGTTCTATTTGATGAAGAAGTAATCAAACAAACAAATAACACTTCCAAGAATGCCTTCCCATGGGTATACAACTTTGAAGACGGAAGGTTTCTAGAAATGCGGTTGAAAATCCTTGAATCATTTAGGAACTGGAGAAAAAGTTCAGGTCTCTCTAAACCAGTTGCAATGGCAAAGTTTGTCTCTTTAATCTTAAGACAGTTTGCTCTTCCAATGGAAAAAACCTCAGCCGTTAGATATGGATAA
- a CDS encoding DUF3104 domain-containing protein: MAFVSSGSTPDFLVVELGDIIVVEEGLPIKEGSQDSWWLGYVIHIVGGARDPSVNSLFQVVNVDTGMIQTINADLVKGILRPKD; this comes from the coding sequence ATGGCTTTTGTCTCTTCTGGTTCTACTCCTGATTTCCTTGTTGTTGAACTTGGTGACATCATTGTCGTCGAAGAAGGTTTGCCTATTAAGGAGGGAAGTCAAGATAGTTGGTGGTTAGGTTATGTTATCCATATCGTCGGAGGTGCACGAGACCCTTCTGTTAACAGCCTTTTTCAGGTGGTTAATGTGGACACAGGGATGATTCAGACCATTAATGCTGATCTGGTTAAAGGGATACTTAGGCCAAAAGATTAG